A genomic window from Equus caballus isolate H_3958 breed thoroughbred chromosome 5, TB-T2T, whole genome shotgun sequence includes:
- the CD34 gene encoding hematopoietic progenitor cell antigen CD34 isoform X3 — MLVRRGARVGRGMPRGWTALCLLSLLPSGFTEENSTAVATRSPAISVVHTNASTQETITTSTLGSTSVHPSSQDSNGTTAAISESTVNFTSTSAITSVPETMTSSIQSQSSLTITVSSTPFTFSTSVMTSKTSMSPGNVSDPLDNSTSPVTYSTKPSTSFSPTQTKIKGEIKCLTVKDVKLTQGICLLRNETSSCEDFKKDHEEALIRILCEKEQAENGTRVCSLLLAQSEVTPRCLLLFLANKTEIPSKLQLLEKHKSDLSRMGIQNFTEQHIESHQHYSRKTLIALVTSGILLAVLGLICYFLMNRRSWSPTGERLELEP, encoded by the exons CCTCTGGATTCACAGAGGAAAACTCGACTGCTGTTGCCACAAGGTCACCTGCTATTTCAGTTGTTCATACGAATGCATCCACCCAGGAAACCATAACAACAAGTACTCTTGGAAGTACAAGTGTCCACCCTTCCTCTCAGGACAGCAATGGGACCACAGCAGCCATCTCAG AGTCAACAGTCAACTTCACATCTACCTCTGCGATCACTTCAGTCCCTGAAACCATGACCTCTTCGATCCAGTCACAGAGCTCTTTAACCATCACAGTGTCTTCCACTCCATTCACCTTTTCAACTTCAGTGATGACGTCAAAGACCAGCATGTCACCTGGAAATGTTTCAGATCCCCTAGACAATAGCACCAGCCCCGTGACATACTCCACTAAACCCTCTACATCATTTTCTCCTACCCAAACCAAAATCAAG GGAGAAATCAAATGTTTAACCGTCAAAGACGTGAAATTGACTCAAGGTATCTGCCTGCTGCGGAATGAGACCTCCAGCTGT gAGGACTTTAAAAAGGACCATGAAGAGGCACTGATTCGAATCCTCTGTGAGAAAGAACAGGCTGAGAATGGGACTAGGGTGTGCTCCTTGCTCCTTGCCCAGTCTGAGGTTACGCCTCGCTGCCTGCTGCTGTTCTTGGCCAACAAAACAG AAATTCCCAGCAAGCTCCAGCTTTTGGAAAAGCACAAGTCTGACCTGAGCAGG ATGGGGATCCAGAACTTCACTGAACAACATATTGAGAGCCACCAGCACTATTCCCGCAAGACCCTGATTGCACTGGTCACCTCGGGGATCCTGCTGGCTGTCTTGGGCCTCATTTGCTATTTCCTGATGAATCGCCGTAGTTGGAGCCCCACAGGAGAAAGGCTG GAGCTGGAGCCCTGA
- the CD34 gene encoding hematopoietic progenitor cell antigen CD34 isoform X1, translating to MLVRRGARVGRGMPRGWTALCLLSLLPSGFTEENSTAVATRSPAISVVHTNASTQETITTSTLGSTSVHPSSQDSNGTTAAISESTVNFTSTSAITSVPETMTSSIQSQSSLTITVSSTPFTFSTSVMTSKTSMSPGNVSDPLDNSTSPVTYSTKPSTSFSPTQTKIKGEIKCLTVKDVKLTQGICLLRNETSSCEDFKKDHEEALIRILCEKEQAENGTRVCSLLLAQSEVTPRCLLLFLANKTEIPSKLQLLEKHKSDLSRMGIQNFTEQHIESHQHYSRKTLIALVTSGILLAVLGLICYFLMNRRSWSPTGERLGEEPCYTENGGGQGYSSGPGASPEAQGKANVNRGAQENGTGQATSRNGHSARQPVVADTEL from the exons CCTCTGGATTCACAGAGGAAAACTCGACTGCTGTTGCCACAAGGTCACCTGCTATTTCAGTTGTTCATACGAATGCATCCACCCAGGAAACCATAACAACAAGTACTCTTGGAAGTACAAGTGTCCACCCTTCCTCTCAGGACAGCAATGGGACCACAGCAGCCATCTCAG AGTCAACAGTCAACTTCACATCTACCTCTGCGATCACTTCAGTCCCTGAAACCATGACCTCTTCGATCCAGTCACAGAGCTCTTTAACCATCACAGTGTCTTCCACTCCATTCACCTTTTCAACTTCAGTGATGACGTCAAAGACCAGCATGTCACCTGGAAATGTTTCAGATCCCCTAGACAATAGCACCAGCCCCGTGACATACTCCACTAAACCCTCTACATCATTTTCTCCTACCCAAACCAAAATCAAG GGAGAAATCAAATGTTTAACCGTCAAAGACGTGAAATTGACTCAAGGTATCTGCCTGCTGCGGAATGAGACCTCCAGCTGT gAGGACTTTAAAAAGGACCATGAAGAGGCACTGATTCGAATCCTCTGTGAGAAAGAACAGGCTGAGAATGGGACTAGGGTGTGCTCCTTGCTCCTTGCCCAGTCTGAGGTTACGCCTCGCTGCCTGCTGCTGTTCTTGGCCAACAAAACAG AAATTCCCAGCAAGCTCCAGCTTTTGGAAAAGCACAAGTCTGACCTGAGCAGG ATGGGGATCCAGAACTTCACTGAACAACATATTGAGAGCCACCAGCACTATTCCCGCAAGACCCTGATTGCACTGGTCACCTCGGGGATCCTGCTGGCTGTCTTGGGCCTCATTTGCTATTTCCTGATGAATCGCCGTAGTTGGAGCCCCACAGGAGAAAGGCTG GGGGAAGAGCCTTGTTACACGGAGAACGGTGGAGGCCAGGGCTATAGCTCAGGCCCTGGGGCCTCccctgaggctcagggaaaggccAATGTGAACCGAGGGGCTCAGGAGAACGGGACCGGCCAGGCCACATCCAGAAACGGCCATTCAGCGAGACAACCCGTGGTGGCTGATACAGAATTGTGA
- the CD34 gene encoding hematopoietic progenitor cell antigen CD34 isoform X2: MLVRRGARVGRGMPRGWTALCLLSLLPSGFTEENSTAVATRSPAISVVHTNASTQETITTSTLGSTSVHPSSQDSNGTTAAISESTVNFTSTSAITSVPETMTSSIQSQSSLTITVSSTPFTFSTSVMTSKTSMSPGNVSDPLDNSTSPVTYSTKPSTSFSPTQTKIKGEIKCLTVKDVKLTQGICLLRNETSSCEDFKKDHEEALIRILCEKEQAENGTRVCSLLLAQSEVTPRCLLLFLANKTEIPSKLQLLEKHKSDLSRGEEPCYTENGGGQGYSSGPGASPEAQGKANVNRGAQENGTGQATSRNGHSARQPVVADTEL, encoded by the exons CCTCTGGATTCACAGAGGAAAACTCGACTGCTGTTGCCACAAGGTCACCTGCTATTTCAGTTGTTCATACGAATGCATCCACCCAGGAAACCATAACAACAAGTACTCTTGGAAGTACAAGTGTCCACCCTTCCTCTCAGGACAGCAATGGGACCACAGCAGCCATCTCAG AGTCAACAGTCAACTTCACATCTACCTCTGCGATCACTTCAGTCCCTGAAACCATGACCTCTTCGATCCAGTCACAGAGCTCTTTAACCATCACAGTGTCTTCCACTCCATTCACCTTTTCAACTTCAGTGATGACGTCAAAGACCAGCATGTCACCTGGAAATGTTTCAGATCCCCTAGACAATAGCACCAGCCCCGTGACATACTCCACTAAACCCTCTACATCATTTTCTCCTACCCAAACCAAAATCAAG GGAGAAATCAAATGTTTAACCGTCAAAGACGTGAAATTGACTCAAGGTATCTGCCTGCTGCGGAATGAGACCTCCAGCTGT gAGGACTTTAAAAAGGACCATGAAGAGGCACTGATTCGAATCCTCTGTGAGAAAGAACAGGCTGAGAATGGGACTAGGGTGTGCTCCTTGCTCCTTGCCCAGTCTGAGGTTACGCCTCGCTGCCTGCTGCTGTTCTTGGCCAACAAAACAG AAATTCCCAGCAAGCTCCAGCTTTTGGAAAAGCACAAGTCTGACCTGAGCAGG GGGGAAGAGCCTTGTTACACGGAGAACGGTGGAGGCCAGGGCTATAGCTCAGGCCCTGGGGCCTCccctgaggctcagggaaaggccAATGTGAACCGAGGGGCTCAGGAGAACGGGACCGGCCAGGCCACATCCAGAAACGGCCATTCAGCGAGACAACCCGTGGTGGCTGATACAGAATTGTGA